Proteins co-encoded in one Acipenser ruthenus chromosome 3, fAciRut3.2 maternal haplotype, whole genome shotgun sequence genomic window:
- the LOC117394701 gene encoding uncharacterized protein LOC117394701: MAGSISPSLHATLIVLSMLTFGLTLFFHVAASTVSINGLFLTTHQNITEKFVLQITPDAWLVSIWTLINVWNGLWLIYVFITLFRRNQYGPVYCNPAIHPPMFYILWIANNLLNIGFLFLWDRQCLVQALGLQILIPYSCYVMLSISYRNLYQHGTWLKSNSSSDLWNVRYLVHNGLALYAAWTSIDVLVNFGIVLKYSFGLMDPAVSTAMLSILLVELIVWFLLENFVLEKYVRYTFTVYPVVILGLAGMFTRNYRFDSITTNTIYCGVLMAIGAAFCVFRLIAICFYDYNKPSSSPLVEDFGSTVSLPALKLDVDRKFGIINNQCSTA; encoded by the exons ATGGCTGGTTCAATTTCTCCGAGTCTGCATGCTACCCTCATTGTTCTTTCAATGCTGACTTTTGGTCTTACTTTATTCTTTCATGTTGCAGCATCTACGGTATCAATTAATG GTTTGTTTTTAACAACACATCAGAATATTACTGAAAAGTTTGTACTGCAAATCACTCCAGACGCCTGGCTCGTATCAATATGGACATTGATTAATGTGTGGAATGGGCTCTGGCTTATCTATGTTTTCATCACTCTGTTCAGAAG AAACCAGTACGGTCCTGTCTACTGTAATCCTGCTATTCACCCTcccatgttttatattttgtggaTTGCAAATAACCTGTTGAACATTGGATTTCTGTTCCTCTGGGACAGACA GTGCCTGGTTCAAGCCCTGGGCTTACAAATCCTCATTCCTTACTCCTGCTATGTGATGCTTAGCATTTCCTATCGGAATTTGTACCAACATGGCACTTGGTTAAAAAGCAACAGTTCTTCAGATCTCTGGAACGTTAGATATCTG GTACATAATGGATTAGCACTGTATGCTGCGTGGACCTCTATTGATGTACTTGTAAACTTTGGAATCGTGCTTAAATACAGTTTTGGATTGATGGATCCTGCAGTAAGCACAGCAATGCTCTCCATACTGCTTGTAGAATTAATAGTATG GTTTCTGCTTGAAAACTTTGTCCTCGAAAAGTATGTTCGCTACACTTTCACAGTCTACCCTGTGGTGATCCTAGGTCTAGCAGGAATGTTTACTAGAAACTACAGATTTGACAGTATAACTACAAACACAATTTATTGTG gtgtCCTTATGGCCATTGGTGCTGCGTTCTGTGTTTTTCGGTTAATAGCAATTTGCTTCTATGATTACAATAAACCCAGCTCCTCCCCTTTGGTTGAAGACTTTGGATCAACAGTTAGTTTGCCTGCATTGAAACTAGATGTGGATAGAAAATTTGGAATTATAAACAACCAGTGCTCAACAGCCTAG